A stretch of the Dioscorea cayenensis subsp. rotundata cultivar TDr96_F1 chromosome 4, TDr96_F1_v2_PseudoChromosome.rev07_lg8_w22 25.fasta, whole genome shotgun sequence genome encodes the following:
- the LOC120259189 gene encoding oxygen-evolving enhancer protein 1, chloroplastic-like: MAASLQAAATLMQPCKLNANKQPQLRSFPSLSKSFGFEPATSRLTCSLNSDLKDIAKKCSDATKLAGFALATSALIVSGANAEGVPKRLTYDEIQSKTYMEVKGTGTANQCPIIDGGVDSFAFKPGKYYMKKLCLEPTSFTVKAEAVSKNAPPEFQKTKLMTRLTYTLDEIEGPFEVGADGSLKFEEKDGIDYAAVTVQLPGGERVPFLFTIKQLVATGKAESFGGEFLVPSYRGSSFLDPKGRGGSQGYDNAVALPAGGRGDEEELVKENIKDTSSLSGKITLSVTKSKPESGEVIGVFESVQPSDTDLGSKAPKDVKIEGIWYAQLE; this comes from the exons ACCTTGCAAGCTTAATGCTAACAAGCAACCACAATTGAGATCCTTCCCcagcctctccaaatcctttGGCTTTGAACCAGCTACATCAAGACTCACTTGTTCTCTCAATTCTGATCTCAAAGACATCGCCAAGAAGTGCTCTGATGCCACCAAGCTCGCCGGTTTTGCTCTCGCCACCTCTGCTCTTATCGTCTCT GGAGCAAATGCGGAGGGTGTGCCGAAGAGGCTAACCTATGATGAGATCCAAAGCAAGACTTACATGGAGGTGAAGGGGACCGGAACGGCGAACCAATGCCCGATAATAGACGGTGGAGTTGACTCTTTTGCCTTCAAACCCGGTAAGTATTACATGAAGAAGCTTTGCCTAGAGCCGACATCGTTCACCGTGAAGGCGGAAGCTGTAAGCAAGAATGCTCCTCCGGAGTTTCAGAAGACAAAGCTCATGACCAGGCTCACATACACACTGGATGAAATTGAAGGCCCCTTTGAGGTAGGTGCTGATGGTAGTTTGAAGTTTGAGGAGAAAGACGGCATTGACTATGCGGCCGTCACCGTTCAGCTCCCCGGAGGAGAACGTGTGCCTTTCCTCTTCACCATCAAACAACTTGTGGCCACCGGAAAGGCAGAGAGCTTTGGTGGGGAGTTCTTGGTGCCTAGTTACCGGGGATCATCTTTCTTGGACCCTAAGGGTAGGGGAGGAAGCCAAGGTTATGATAATGCAGTGGCATTGCCGGCCGGAGGAAGAGGAGATGAAGAGGAGCTCGTTAAGGAGAATATTAAGGACACATCTTCATTGTCAGGGAAGATCACTTTGAGTGTGACAAAAAGCAAGCCGGAGAGCGGTGAAGTGATCGGAGTGTTCGAGAGTGTTCAACCTTCGGATACTGATCTTGGATCCAAGGCTCCTAAGGATGTCAAGATTGAGGGTATTTGGTATGCTCAGCTTGAGTAG